From the Pectobacterium carotovorum genome, one window contains:
- the mukB gene encoding chromosome partition protein MukB, protein MIERGKFRSLTLVNWNGFFARTFDLDELVTTLSGGNGAGKSTTMAAFITALIPDLTLLHFRNTTEAGATSGSRDKGLHGKLRAGVCYSTLDVVNSRHQRVLVGVRLQQVAGRDRKVDIKPFTIQGLPTAIQPTQILTQVVGDRQARVLSLQELKDRVEEMEGVQFKQFNSITDYHSLMFDLGVVPRRLRSASDRSKFYRLIEASLYGGISSAITRSLRDYLLPENSGVRKAFQDMEAALRENRMTLEAIRVTQSDRDLFKHLISEATSYVAADYMRHANERRIHLDGALELRRDLFSSRKQLSSEQYRHVEMARELAEQSGAEGDLETDYQAASDHLNLVQTAMRQQEKIERYNADLEELSYRLEEQNEVVEEAREQQAENEERADAAELEVDELKSQLADYQQALDVQQTRAIQYQQAQQALERARTLCQLPDLTADNADEWLDSYQAKEQEATEILLMLEQKLSVADAAHGQFEQAYQLVSKIAGAVNRDEAWQVARDLLRDSSSQRYQAERVQPLRMRLSELEQRLREQQDAERLLQDFSKRNGQDYQPEELESLQQELDARIESLSSLVAEAGERRMALRQELEQIQQRIQKLTARAPVWLAAQEMLTQLSEQSGETFEDSRQVTEFMQQLLERERETTVERDDIAARKRQIEAQIERLSQPGGSEDPRLNALAERFGGVLLSEIYDDVTLDDAPYFSALYGPSRHAIVVSDLSLVRDQLAGLEDCPEDLYLIEGDPQSFDDSVFAVEELERAVVVKVAERQWRYSRFPEVPLFGRAAREMRLESLRDEREALAEQYATLSFDVQKTQRLHQSFSRFIGTHLAVVFDEDPEAEIRTLSSRRGELDRAMASFDGENQQQRQQYEQAKEASVQLNKLIPRISLLCDETLQDRVEEIRAELDETEESARFIQQHGATLAKLEPLVSVLQSDPQQHEQLQEDYTQAQNAQRQAKQQAFALTEVVQRRAHFSYADSAGMLGENAGLNDKLRHRLELAEAERTKAREQLRQHQAQLTQYSQVQASLKSSYDAKQDMLKELTQELQDIGVRADTDAEERARQRRDELHAALSTNRSRRNQLEKQITFCEAEMDGLQKKLRKLERDYHQMREQVVTAKAGWCAVMRLVKDNGVERRLHRRELAYMEGDELRSMSDKALGALRLAVADNEHLRDVLRLSEDPKRPERKIQFYIAVYQHLRERIRQDIIRTDDPVEAIEQMEIELNRLTEELTAREQMLAISSRSVANIIRKTIQREQNRIRMLNQGLQAVAFGQVKSVRLNVNVRETHTTLLNVLSEQQEMHQDLFNSNRLTFSEALAKLYQRLNPEIDMGQRTPQTIGEELLDYRNYLEMEVEVNRGADGWLRAESGALSTGEAIGTGMSILVMVVQSWEEESKRLRGKDIIPCRLLFLDEAARLDAKSIATLFELCDRLEMQLVIAAPENISPEKGTTYKLVRKVYQNNEHVHVVGLRGFGAEAPETQEQAS, encoded by the coding sequence ATGATTGAACGCGGTAAATTTCGCTCACTAACGCTGGTCAACTGGAACGGCTTTTTCGCCCGCACCTTCGATCTGGATGAACTGGTTACTACGCTATCCGGCGGTAACGGCGCAGGGAAATCCACTACGATGGCCGCCTTTATTACGGCGCTGATCCCTGACCTGACGCTGCTGCACTTCAGAAACACCACCGAAGCCGGTGCTACCAGCGGTTCTCGCGATAAAGGTCTGCACGGTAAATTACGTGCCGGTGTCTGCTATTCCACGTTGGATGTCGTTAACTCGCGCCATCAGCGCGTGTTGGTTGGCGTTCGCCTCCAGCAGGTTGCAGGGCGTGATCGTAAAGTCGATATCAAACCTTTCACCATTCAGGGATTACCGACGGCGATACAGCCGACGCAAATCCTGACGCAGGTGGTCGGCGATCGCCAGGCGCGGGTGCTCTCATTGCAGGAGCTGAAAGATCGCGTCGAGGAGATGGAAGGCGTTCAGTTCAAGCAGTTTAACTCCATCACCGATTATCACTCGCTGATGTTTGATTTAGGCGTAGTGCCGCGTCGCCTGCGTTCTGCCTCCGATCGCAGCAAGTTCTATCGTCTGATCGAAGCCTCGCTGTACGGCGGTATTTCCAGCGCCATCACTCGCTCGCTGCGTGACTATTTGCTGCCGGAAAACAGCGGTGTGCGCAAAGCGTTCCAGGATATGGAAGCGGCGCTGCGTGAGAACCGTATGACGCTGGAAGCGATTCGCGTTACCCAGTCCGATCGCGATCTGTTTAAGCACCTGATTTCTGAAGCGACGTCCTATGTTGCCGCCGACTACATGCGGCACGCCAATGAGCGTCGTATTCATCTGGATGGCGCGCTGGAATTGCGCCGAGATCTGTTCTCCAGCCGTAAGCAGCTGTCGAGCGAACAGTACCGTCATGTGGAAATGGCGCGAGAACTCGCGGAGCAGAGCGGTGCGGAAGGCGATCTGGAAACGGATTATCAGGCAGCCAGCGACCACCTGAATCTGGTGCAAACCGCGATGCGCCAGCAGGAAAAAATCGAGCGTTATAACGCCGATCTGGAAGAACTAAGCTATCGCCTCGAAGAACAGAACGAGGTGGTAGAAGAAGCGCGTGAGCAGCAGGCGGAAAACGAAGAGCGAGCCGACGCAGCCGAACTGGAAGTGGATGAGCTGAAAAGCCAGCTTGCCGATTATCAACAGGCGCTGGACGTACAGCAAACGCGTGCCATTCAGTACCAGCAGGCGCAACAGGCGTTGGAGCGCGCTCGCACATTGTGTCAGTTGCCGGATTTAACGGCAGATAACGCGGACGAGTGGCTGGACAGCTATCAGGCGAAAGAACAGGAAGCGACAGAAATTCTGCTGATGCTGGAGCAGAAACTGAGCGTGGCCGATGCGGCGCACGGCCAGTTTGAGCAAGCCTATCAGCTGGTGAGCAAGATTGCCGGTGCGGTGAATCGTGATGAAGCCTGGCAGGTTGCCCGCGATTTGCTGCGTGACAGCTCTTCGCAACGCTATCAGGCGGAGCGGGTACAGCCGTTACGGATGCGCCTGTCCGAGCTTGAACAGCGCCTGCGTGAGCAGCAGGATGCCGAGCGGCTATTGCAGGATTTCAGCAAGCGTAATGGTCAGGATTATCAACCAGAAGAGCTGGAATCGCTCCAGCAAGAGCTTGATGCCCGCATTGAAAGCCTGTCATCACTGGTGGCGGAGGCGGGTGAGCGCCGTATGGCGCTGCGTCAGGAACTGGAGCAAATCCAGCAGCGCATTCAGAAACTGACGGCGCGTGCGCCAGTCTGGCTAGCTGCGCAGGAAATGCTGACGCAGTTGAGTGAACAGAGCGGCGAAACGTTTGAAGATAGCCGCCAGGTGACGGAGTTCATGCAGCAGTTGCTTGAACGCGAGCGTGAAACCACGGTTGAGCGTGACGATATTGCCGCCCGCAAGCGGCAGATCGAAGCGCAGATTGAGCGGCTGAGTCAGCCCGGTGGTTCAGAAGATCCGCGCCTGAATGCGTTGGCGGAACGCTTTGGCGGCGTCTTGCTGTCTGAAATTTATGATGACGTGACGTTGGATGATGCGCCGTACTTCTCGGCGCTTTATGGTCCCTCTCGCCATGCCATTGTCGTGTCCGATCTCTCGTTGGTGCGCGATCAGCTTGCGGGTCTGGAAGACTGCCCGGAAGACCTGTATCTGATCGAGGGCGACCCGCAGTCGTTTGATGACAGCGTGTTTGCCGTTGAAGAACTGGAACGCGCGGTGGTGGTGAAAGTCGCGGAGCGCCAGTGGCGTTATTCGCGCTTCCCGGAAGTGCCGCTGTTTGGTCGCGCCGCGCGAGAAATGCGTTTGGAAAGCCTGCGCGATGAGCGCGAAGCGCTGGCCGAACAGTATGCGACGTTGTCGTTTGACGTGCAGAAAACGCAGCGCCTGCACCAGTCTTTCAGCCGTTTCATTGGTACGCATCTGGCGGTCGTTTTTGATGAAGATCCTGAAGCGGAAATTCGTACGCTCAGTTCCCGTCGCGGCGAGCTGGATCGTGCGATGGCCAGCTTTGATGGCGAAAACCAGCAGCAGCGTCAGCAGTACGAGCAGGCGAAAGAAGCCAGCGTACAGCTGAATAAACTGATTCCGCGGATTAGCCTGCTTTGTGACGAGACGTTGCAAGATCGCGTGGAGGAGATTCGTGCGGAGCTGGATGAGACCGAAGAGTCTGCCCGCTTCATTCAACAGCACGGTGCGACGCTGGCTAAGCTGGAACCGCTGGTTTCTGTCTTGCAAAGCGACCCGCAGCAGCATGAGCAGTTGCAGGAAGATTATACTCAGGCGCAGAACGCACAGCGGCAGGCAAAACAGCAGGCGTTTGCGCTGACCGAAGTTGTACAGCGTCGTGCGCACTTCAGCTATGCCGATTCGGCCGGCATGCTGGGTGAAAATGCCGGTTTGAACGACAAACTGCGCCATCGTCTGGAACTGGCTGAGGCGGAGCGGACAAAAGCGCGCGAGCAGCTTCGCCAGCATCAGGCACAGCTGACGCAGTACAGTCAGGTTCAGGCATCGCTGAAAAGTTCTTACGATGCCAAACAGGATATGCTGAAGGAGCTGACGCAAGAACTTCAGGATATCGGCGTACGTGCGGATACCGACGCCGAAGAACGTGCTCGCCAGCGCCGTGATGAGCTGCATGCGGCATTAAGCACCAACCGTTCGCGGCGTAATCAGCTGGAAAAACAGATTACGTTCTGTGAAGCCGAAATGGACGGTTTGCAGAAGAAATTGCGCAAGCTGGAGCGCGATTATCACCAGATGCGCGAGCAGGTTGTCACCGCGAAAGCGGGCTGGTGTGCGGTTATGCGTTTGGTGAAAGATAACGGCGTTGAACGCCGTCTGCACCGTCGCGAGCTGGCGTACATGGAAGGCGATGAACTGCGCTCTATGTCGGATAAAGCGCTGGGTGCGCTGCGTCTGGCGGTGGCGGACAACGAGCATCTGCGCGATGTGCTGCGGCTTTCGGAAGATCCGAAGCGGCCAGAGCGTAAGATCCAGTTCTACATTGCTGTTTACCAGCATCTGCGTGAGCGTATTCGTCAGGATATTATCCGCACCGATGACCCGGTGGAAGCGATTGAGCAGATGGAAATCGAGCTTAACCGTCTGACTGAAGAGCTGACGGCGCGTGAACAGATGCTGGCAATCAGCTCACGCAGCGTGGCAAACATCATTCGTAAAACGATCCAGCGTGAGCAGAACCGCATTCGGATGTTGAACCAGGGGCTGCAAGCGGTGGCGTTTGGTCAGGTGAAGAGTGTTCGTCTCAACGTCAACGTGCGGGAAACGCATACCACGCTGCTTAATGTGTTATCCGAACAGCAGGAAATGCATCAGGATCTGTTTAACAGCAACCGTCTGACCTTTTCGGAAGCGCTGGCAAAACTGTATCAGCGTCTGAATCCTGAGATTGATATGGGACAGCGCACGCCGCAAACGATCGGCGAAGAGCTGCTGGACTACCGAAACTACCTTGAAATGGAAGTTGAGGTTAACCGTGGTGCGGATGGCTGGCTGCGGGCGGAAAGTGGGGCGCTGTCGACCGGGGAAGCGATTGGTACCGGGATGTCGATTCTGGTCATGGTGGTGCAGAGCTGGGAAGAAGAGTCTAAACGCCTGCGCGGCAAAGATATTATTCCATGCCGTCTGCTCTTCCTCGATGAGGCGGCGCGTCTGGATGCCAAATCGATCGCCACGCTGTTCGAGCTTTGCGATCGTCTGGAGATGCAGTTGGTCATCGCGGCACCGGAAAATATCAGCCCCGAGAAAGGAACCACCTATAAGCTGGTGCGTAAAGTCTACCAGAACAACGAGCACGTCCATGTGGTCGGGCTGCGTGGTTTCGGAGCGGAAGCGCCTGAGACGCAGGAGCAAGCTTCGTAG
- the ldtD gene encoding L,D-transpeptidase, translating to MLLLHKRKMVRLLLRVGCIWVGSLSPSFSVLAASPTVVSGLAQSSGAVSVENSRAGLLAALPHGMTVHYLSDLSSLYAQHQMQPMWADNRAVQQFQQQLAEVAIAGVQPQFTTWVTWLTDPQLTGFARDVVLSDAMLGYLQFVSGVERSGNDWLYSSVPYRLQSPALNIVSQWQQAVKSGTSAAYVVSLAPQHSQYAKMHEALKTMLTDNRPWPSLNLTESLRPEQQSRELAVLREILQRTGMLSSTESITLFNENTAATTIPTGQSPLVESGAEVGDRYTGELVEAVKRFQHWQGLEDDGVIGKRTRDWLNVSPQMRATLLALNIQRLRLLPDNVHTGIMVNIPNYSLIYYQDGAERLSSRVIVGQPKRKTPLMSSSLYNVVVNPPWNVPTTLTRQDIIPKVVRDPGYLQRHGYTVLSGWSQDAEAIDPSMIDWQVVSAERFPYRLRQAPGANNSLGRYKFNMPNSEAIYLHDTPNHNLFQRDIRALSSGCVRVNKASELASMLLQDAGWNNSRISSTLDQGNTTFVSMKHRIPVNLYYLTAWVAEDGRPQFRTDIYNYDDTARAGTKVLSRAGLLLQ from the coding sequence ATGTTGTTGTTACATAAACGAAAAATGGTCAGGCTGCTGTTGCGCGTGGGTTGTATTTGGGTCGGAAGCCTGTCTCCTTCGTTTTCGGTGCTGGCAGCATCTCCGACGGTGGTATCCGGCTTAGCACAAAGCTCGGGCGCGGTGTCTGTAGAAAATAGCCGGGCAGGGCTTCTGGCTGCGCTGCCGCACGGTATGACGGTACATTATCTCTCTGATTTATCATCGCTTTATGCCCAACATCAGATGCAACCTATGTGGGCGGATAACCGCGCGGTGCAACAGTTTCAGCAGCAACTTGCCGAAGTGGCGATCGCTGGTGTACAACCGCAGTTCACTACGTGGGTGACCTGGCTGACCGATCCGCAATTGACCGGGTTTGCGCGTGATGTCGTGTTATCTGATGCGATGCTGGGTTATTTGCAGTTCGTTTCTGGGGTGGAGCGTAGCGGCAATGACTGGCTGTACAGCAGCGTGCCTTATCGTTTGCAATCGCCAGCGCTGAATATTGTTTCTCAATGGCAACAGGCCGTGAAATCGGGCACTAGCGCAGCCTATGTGGTTTCTCTGGCACCGCAGCACTCGCAGTACGCCAAAATGCATGAGGCGCTGAAGACGATGCTGACGGACAACCGTCCGTGGCCGAGTCTGAATCTGACGGAATCTCTGCGTCCAGAACAGCAGAGCCGGGAGCTGGCGGTACTGCGTGAAATTCTGCAGCGTACCGGCATGCTGTCGTCAACGGAGAGCATTACGCTGTTTAACGAAAATACCGCCGCGACGACGATACCGACAGGCCAGTCTCCTCTGGTCGAGAGCGGTGCTGAGGTTGGCGATCGTTATACGGGTGAACTGGTTGAAGCGGTTAAACGCTTCCAGCATTGGCAAGGGCTGGAGGACGACGGCGTCATTGGTAAGCGTACTCGCGATTGGCTCAATGTGTCCCCGCAAATGCGTGCGACGCTGCTTGCGCTGAATATTCAGCGTCTGCGCCTACTGCCGGATAATGTGCACACCGGTATTATGGTGAATATCCCCAATTATTCGCTGATCTATTATCAGGATGGTGCTGAGCGTTTATCGTCGCGCGTCATTGTTGGGCAGCCTAAGCGTAAGACGCCGTTGATGAGTAGCTCGTTGTATAACGTGGTGGTCAATCCGCCGTGGAATGTCCCGACGACGCTAACCCGGCAGGACATCATTCCTAAAGTGGTGCGCGATCCCGGTTATCTACAGCGTCATGGCTATACGGTGTTGTCCGGCTGGAGCCAGGATGCAGAAGCGATCGATCCCTCAATGATTGATTGGCAGGTGGTCTCAGCTGAGCGCTTCCCTTATCGCCTGCGTCAGGCGCCTGGTGCGAATAACTCGCTGGGACGCTATAAATTCAATATGCCAAATTCGGAAGCCATTTATCTGCACGACACGCCTAATCACAATCTGTTCCAGCGTGATATTCGAGCGCTGAGCTCCGGCTGTGTGCGAGTTAATAAGGCATCGGAATTGGCTAGCATGCTATTGCAGGATGCGGGATGGAATAATAGTCGTATTTCTTCCACGCTGGATCAGGGGAATACCACCTTTGTTTCAATGAAACACCGGATCCCGGTCAATCTCTATTATCTGACGGCCTGGGTAGCAGAAGATGGCAGGCCGCAGTTCCGCACAGATATTTACAATTATGATGATACCGCCCGAGCGGGGACGAAAGTGCTCTCCAGAGCAGGGCTGCTGCTTCAGTAA
- a CDS encoding YcbK family protein, whose translation MDHIDNHRRKWLALGGAAFGIALLPGQAFATLSTPRPRILTLDNLNTGERLKTEFFDGKRYNKSELSRLNHFFRDYRANKVKTIDPQLFDQLYRLQVMLGTNKPVQLISGYRAIDTNNELRAHSRGVAKQSYHTKGQAMDFHIEGVQLANIRKAAMKMRAGGVGYYPRSDFVHIDTGPVRTW comes from the coding sequence ATGGATCACATTGACAATCATCGCCGTAAGTGGCTTGCACTGGGTGGTGCCGCGTTTGGTATCGCACTGCTTCCCGGTCAGGCATTTGCAACGTTATCTACGCCCCGACCACGAATTTTGACGCTGGACAATCTGAATACCGGAGAACGGCTAAAAACGGAATTTTTTGATGGTAAACGGTATAACAAATCAGAACTCTCCCGCCTGAATCACTTTTTCCGCGATTATCGCGCCAATAAAGTCAAAACGATTGACCCCCAACTTTTCGATCAGCTTTATCGTTTACAGGTTATGCTGGGCACCAATAAGCCCGTACAGCTGATTTCTGGTTATCGCGCGATAGATACGAATAATGAATTGCGTGCGCATAGCAGAGGTGTGGCAAAGCAGAGCTACCACACGAAGGGGCAGGCGATGGATTTCCATATTGAAGGCGTTCAACTGGCCAACATTCGTAAAGCGGCGATGAAGATGCGTGCCGGCGGCGTTGGTTACTACCCACGCAGCGATTTCGTTCACATCGATACCGGCCCGGTTCGTACCTGGTAA
- a CDS encoding MBL fold metallo-hydrolase — MKYQIVPVTAFSQNCTLLWCEKTNEAAIVDPGGDAEKIKRAVADAGISVKQILLTHGHLDHVGAAAELAEHYQVAIIGPQIEDAFWLEGLPAQSRMFGLEECAPLTPSRWLQEGDEVSVGETTLAVFHCPGHTPGHIVFFDAESRLAQVGDVIFNGGVGRTDFPQGDHQALMASIKNKLLPLGDDVTFIPGHGPMSTLGHERKTNPFLREDAAIW, encoded by the coding sequence ATGAAATATCAAATTGTCCCAGTGACGGCATTTAGCCAGAACTGCACGTTGTTATGGTGTGAAAAAACAAATGAAGCAGCGATTGTCGATCCCGGTGGCGATGCAGAGAAAATTAAACGCGCCGTTGCAGACGCAGGGATTTCGGTTAAGCAGATTTTGTTAACGCACGGACATCTGGATCATGTAGGTGCGGCAGCGGAATTGGCCGAGCACTATCAGGTAGCGATTATTGGCCCGCAGATTGAAGATGCCTTCTGGCTGGAAGGGTTACCGGCACAAAGCCGGATGTTTGGTCTGGAAGAGTGTGCGCCGCTGACGCCATCACGCTGGTTGCAGGAAGGTGATGAGGTCAGTGTGGGCGAGACGACACTGGCGGTTTTCCACTGTCCTGGCCATACACCGGGCCACATTGTTTTCTTTGATGCGGAATCGCGTCTGGCTCAGGTGGGCGACGTTATTTTCAACGGTGGTGTAGGGCGCACTGATTTTCCACAGGGAGATCATCAGGCGTTGATGGCGTCCATCAAGAATAAGCTGCTGCCGCTAGGGGACGATGTGACATTTATTCCGGGGCACGGCCCGATGTCAACGTTAGGACATGAGCGCAAAACGAATCCTTTCCTGCGTGAAGATGCCGCGATTTGGTAG
- a CDS encoding amino acid aminotransferase produces the protein MFENISAAPADPILGLTDLFRADDRANKINLGIGVYKDETGKTPVLTSVKKAEQYLLENETTKNYLGIDGLPAFGQCTQELLFGKQNAIIASKRARTAQTPGGTGALRVAADFIANQTSAKRIWISNPTWPNHNNVFSAVGLEVCQYDYYDAANHALDFDGLLNSLNAAQAGDVVLFHGCCHNPTGIDPTAEQWAKLAELSVAKGWLPLFDFAYQGFARGLEEDAEGLRIFAAKHDELIVCSSYSKNFGLYNERVGACTLVAADAATADKAFSQVKAAIRANYSNPPSHGATVVATILGNEALKAIWEQELTAMRERIQRMRQLFVNTLQEKGAQQDFSFIIDQNGMFSFSGLTKEQVLRLRDEFGVYAVNSGRVNVAGMTPENMAPLCEAIVAVL, from the coding sequence ATGTTTGAAAATATCTCTGCCGCACCGGCCGATCCTATTCTCGGGCTGACCGATCTTTTCCGCGCCGATGACCGCGCGAATAAAATCAATCTGGGTATTGGTGTCTATAAAGATGAAACCGGCAAAACCCCGGTTCTGACCAGCGTAAAAAAAGCAGAACAGTATCTGCTGGAAAATGAAACCACCAAGAACTATCTGGGCATTGACGGTCTGCCAGCATTCGGTCAGTGCACGCAGGAGCTATTGTTTGGCAAGCAGAACGCCATTATTGCTAGCAAACGTGCTCGTACAGCACAAACCCCAGGCGGAACCGGGGCGTTGCGCGTAGCAGCGGATTTCATTGCCAATCAGACGTCCGCAAAACGCATTTGGATCAGCAACCCAACCTGGCCAAATCACAACAACGTCTTCTCTGCTGTCGGTTTGGAAGTGTGCCAGTATGACTACTACGATGCAGCGAACCACGCATTGGATTTTGATGGCTTGCTGAATAGCCTGAACGCTGCCCAAGCGGGTGACGTGGTGCTGTTCCACGGCTGTTGCCATAACCCAACCGGTATCGATCCTACTGCTGAACAGTGGGCTAAGCTGGCCGAACTGTCGGTAGCGAAAGGCTGGCTGCCGCTGTTTGACTTCGCCTATCAGGGCTTTGCCCGCGGTCTGGAAGAAGATGCGGAAGGTCTACGTATTTTCGCCGCGAAGCACGATGAACTGATCGTATGCAGCTCGTACTCTAAAAACTTCGGTTTGTACAATGAGCGCGTCGGTGCCTGCACACTGGTTGCTGCCGATGCCGCAACGGCAGACAAAGCATTCAGTCAGGTGAAAGCCGCTATTCGCGCAAACTACTCTAACCCACCGTCACACGGTGCGACCGTTGTGGCTACCATTCTGGGCAACGAGGCGCTGAAAGCCATTTGGGAGCAGGAATTGACGGCAATGCGCGAACGCATCCAGCGTATGCGTCAGCTGTTCGTGAATACCTTGCAGGAAAAAGGCGCGCAGCAGGATTTTTCCTTCATCATCGACCAGAATGGGATGTTCTCATTCAGCGGCTTGACCAAAGAGCAGGTTCTGCGTCTACGTGACGAATTCGGCGTTTACGCGGTGAATTCTGGGCGTGTCAACGTTGCAGGAATGACGCCGGAAAACATGGCACCGCTTTGCGAAGCGATTGTTGCCGTACTCTGA
- a CDS encoding porin: protein MMKRNILAVVIPALLVAGTANAAEVYNKDGNKLDLTGKVTAKHYFSDDSKNDGDKTYARLGFKGETQISSELTGYGRFEYEFSARNAEADGGKSDKTRYAFAGLKFADYGSFDYGRNLGIAYDALAWTDVLPEWGGDQSNSDNFLTGRSTGVATYRNKNFFGLVDGWNFAVQYQGKNSKDTLNNRSNANGSDIDTQNGDGWGISSSYESDIGLGIVGSYAAVNRTDEQNALASGRGKKAEAWATGLKYDANNVYLAATYGEYRNVSYIGKTVNGVTTDFADKTKIFEAVAQYNFDFGLTPSLAYVSGKAKDDANNKNAYITKYVSLGATYAFNKNMSVYTEYDINLIKSDNAYGLNDDDKVAVGLTYQF from the coding sequence ATGATGAAACGCAACATTCTTGCAGTAGTAATCCCAGCTCTGTTAGTCGCGGGCACAGCCAACGCAGCAGAAGTTTATAACAAAGACGGCAACAAGCTGGATCTGACTGGTAAAGTTACCGCTAAACACTATTTCTCTGATGACAGCAAAAACGATGGCGACAAAACTTACGCTCGTTTAGGCTTCAAAGGTGAAACTCAGATCAGCAGCGAACTGACTGGTTACGGTCGTTTTGAATATGAATTCAGCGCACGTAACGCTGAAGCAGACGGCGGCAAAAGTGACAAAACTCGTTATGCCTTTGCTGGTCTGAAATTCGCTGACTACGGTTCTTTCGACTATGGTCGTAACCTGGGTATTGCATACGACGCACTGGCTTGGACTGACGTCCTGCCTGAGTGGGGGGGCGATCAGTCTAACTCTGATAACTTCCTGACTGGCCGTTCTACCGGTGTTGCTACCTACCGTAATAAAAACTTCTTCGGTCTGGTTGATGGCTGGAACTTCGCTGTTCAATACCAAGGTAAAAACAGCAAAGACACCCTTAACAACCGTAGTAATGCCAATGGTTCTGATATCGATACTCAGAACGGCGACGGCTGGGGTATTTCTTCTTCCTACGAATCTGACATTGGCTTAGGCATTGTTGGTTCTTACGCTGCAGTTAACCGTACTGATGAACAGAATGCACTGGCATCTGGTCGCGGTAAAAAAGCTGAAGCTTGGGCTACTGGCCTGAAATATGACGCTAACAACGTATACTTGGCTGCTACATATGGTGAATACCGCAATGTTAGCTACATCGGTAAAACTGTAAACGGCGTTACTACTGACTTTGCAGACAAAACCAAAATCTTTGAAGCTGTTGCTCAATACAACTTTGATTTCGGTCTGACTCCATCTCTGGCTTACGTTTCTGGCAAAGCTAAAGATGATGCAAACAACAAAAACGCTTACATCACCAAATATGTAAGCCTGGGTGCAACCTATGCATTCAACAAAAACATGTCTGTTTACACCGAATATGACATCAATCTGATCAAGTCTGACAATGCCTACGGCCTGAACGACGACGATAAAGTTGCTGTTGGCCTGACTTACCAGTTCTAA